A single genomic interval of Microbacterium sp. zg-Y1090 harbors:
- a CDS encoding proteasome assembly chaperone family protein: MPYPGPLYERVASAPPVPAGLPMVIALTGFTDAGGAVAGVIEHMRADLDPAPVISFSNDALLDYRARRPIVSFQGDHLTDYRAPRLELSLAHDAVGQPFVLLAGYEPDFGWEAFTETVLGLAEGLEVSTVTWVHAIPMPVPHTRPLGTTVSGTRSELTEAHSVWKPHTQVPATIGHLLEYRFAESGSQVAGFVLLVPHYLADTEYPAAALTALDSLTVATGLVFDGDELREENREFVEKVTEQVSASEELSRMLHGLEERYDSYMAGSTLAQPIIHTGDLPSADELAAELERFLATRPRSDGDDKSAGGGFGS; this comes from the coding sequence ATGCCCTATCCCGGACCTCTCTATGAGCGTGTCGCTTCGGCGCCGCCGGTGCCCGCGGGGCTGCCGATGGTCATCGCGCTCACCGGCTTCACCGATGCCGGCGGCGCCGTCGCCGGCGTGATCGAGCACATGCGCGCCGACCTCGACCCGGCACCGGTCATCTCGTTCTCCAACGACGCTCTGCTGGACTACCGCGCGCGCCGCCCGATCGTGTCCTTCCAGGGCGATCACCTCACCGACTACCGCGCGCCGCGGCTGGAGCTCTCGCTTGCCCACGACGCCGTCGGGCAGCCGTTCGTGCTGCTGGCCGGATACGAGCCCGACTTCGGCTGGGAGGCGTTCACCGAGACCGTGCTGGGTCTGGCCGAAGGGCTGGAGGTGTCCACCGTCACCTGGGTGCACGCCATCCCGATGCCCGTGCCGCACACCCGCCCGTTGGGTACCACCGTCAGCGGCACCCGGAGCGAGCTGACCGAAGCGCACTCGGTATGGAAGCCGCACACCCAGGTGCCGGCGACGATCGGCCATCTCCTCGAGTACCGCTTCGCCGAGTCCGGCAGTCAGGTGGCGGGCTTCGTTCTGCTGGTGCCGCATTACCTCGCCGACACCGAGTACCCCGCCGCTGCGCTGACCGCCCTCGACAGCCTCACCGTCGCGACCGGGCTCGTGTTCGACGGCGACGAGCTGCGGGAGGAGAACCGGGAGTTCGTCGAGAAGGTCACCGAGCAGGTCTCGGCGAGCGAAGAGCTCAGCCGCATGCTGCACGGGCTGGAAGAGCGGTACGACTCCTACATGGCCGGCTCCACGCTCGCGCAGCCGATCATCCACACCGGCGACCTTCCCAGCGCGGACGAGCTCGCCGCCGAACTCGAGCGCTTCCTCGCCACGCGGCCGCGCAGCGACGGCGACGACAAGAGCGCCGGCGGCGGCTTCGGCTCCTGA
- a CDS encoding leucyl aminopeptidase → MPFPELAHSTRPLTEAEADALVLALPPLDAAGDALQTWPGLADALTAFGFTGAPGAQQRLFLPQIAAVPLIVVGTGKEPDAAAIRDAVGAAVRTATGFDTLAVAAPLATGDPWRAAAEGAVLGGYRFAGYKSDEPASQRAKRVVLHTPTAPAEADVAAVAALGEAVALVKDLVNIPAEWLSPADFADRSIDAVADLPVTVTVLDEEQLREQGFGGILGVGQGSDRPPRFVQVDYAPANAERHIAVVGKGITFDTGGLSLKPAASMVGMKYDMCGAAVALAVVRAAAAMQLPVRVSGWLCLSDNMPSGRATRPGDVLRMLDGTTVEVLNTDAEGRLVLADGLVAASRAKPDVLVDIATLTGAITVALGTRHTGVMGEDAAVQAFLSAAERAGEAAWPLPLPPHMREELDSPIADLQNAKIGDPAGGSLFAGLFLQHFVGRVSDEPEAERIPWVHLDIAGAGWNKGSGFGATDKGPTGTMVRSLLEFIAAGGR, encoded by the coding sequence ATGCCGTTCCCCGAGCTCGCGCACAGTACCCGCCCCCTGACAGAGGCCGAGGCCGACGCCCTCGTCCTCGCCCTTCCCCCGCTGGACGCCGCCGGCGACGCCCTGCAGACGTGGCCCGGCCTTGCCGACGCCCTCACCGCGTTCGGCTTCACCGGCGCCCCCGGCGCACAGCAGCGCCTCTTCCTTCCACAGATCGCTGCGGTGCCGCTCATCGTGGTCGGCACGGGGAAAGAGCCGGATGCCGCAGCCATCCGCGACGCCGTCGGTGCCGCCGTGCGCACCGCCACCGGCTTCGACACCCTCGCCGTGGCGGCTCCGCTCGCAACCGGTGACCCGTGGCGTGCCGCCGCAGAAGGCGCGGTGCTCGGCGGGTACCGTTTCGCCGGCTACAAGAGCGACGAACCCGCATCGCAACGCGCGAAGCGCGTGGTGCTGCACACCCCCACCGCGCCCGCCGAGGCCGACGTCGCCGCCGTCGCCGCGCTGGGCGAGGCGGTCGCGCTGGTGAAGGACCTCGTCAACATCCCCGCCGAGTGGCTCTCCCCCGCCGACTTCGCCGACCGCTCCATCGATGCCGTCGCCGACCTCCCCGTCACCGTGACCGTGCTCGATGAAGAGCAGCTCCGGGAGCAGGGCTTCGGCGGCATCCTGGGCGTCGGACAGGGCTCGGACCGCCCTCCGCGGTTCGTGCAGGTCGACTACGCCCCCGCGAACGCCGAGCGCCACATCGCCGTCGTCGGCAAGGGCATCACGTTCGACACCGGCGGACTGTCACTGAAGCCCGCCGCGAGCATGGTGGGCATGAAGTACGACATGTGCGGCGCGGCCGTAGCTCTCGCGGTCGTGCGCGCGGCTGCGGCCATGCAGCTGCCGGTGCGTGTCTCGGGCTGGCTGTGCCTGTCGGACAACATGCCCTCCGGCCGGGCGACGCGCCCCGGCGACGTCCTGCGGATGCTGGACGGCACCACCGTGGAGGTGCTCAACACCGACGCGGAGGGCCGGCTGGTTCTCGCCGACGGACTCGTCGCGGCCAGCCGCGCGAAGCCGGACGTCCTCGTCGACATCGCCACCCTCACGGGGGCGATCACCGTGGCCCTCGGCACGCGCCACACCGGTGTCATGGGTGAGGATGCCGCCGTGCAGGCCTTCCTCTCCGCCGCGGAGCGCGCCGGAGAGGCCGCGTGGCCGCTGCCGCTGCCGCCGCACATGCGGGAGGAACTCGACTCCCCCATCGCCGACCTGCAGAACGCCAAGATCGGCGACCCCGCCGGCGGTTCGCTGTTCGCCGGACTGTTCCTGCAGCACTTCGTCGGACGGGTCTCGGATGAGCCTGAGGCGGAGCGCATCCCGTGGGTGCACCTGGACATCGCCGGTGCGGGCTGGAACAAGGGCTCCGGGTTCGGTGCGACCGACAAGGGCCCCACCGGCACGATGGTGCGCAGCCTCCTGGAGTTCATCGCGGCGGGAGGCCGCTGA
- the lpdA gene encoding dihydrolipoyl dehydrogenase: MAEHAADIVILGGGSGGYAAALRAAELGKSVVLIEKDKLGGTCLHRGCIPTKALLHAGEVADSARHAGDVGVRATFGGVDIDAVRAYRKAIVAKKHSGLQGLISARGITVVPGAGRLTADRAVQVGEDLYRGADVVLATGSYSRTLPGLDIGGRILTSEQALELAEVPERVIVLGGGVIGVEFASVWRSFGSEVTVVEALDHLVPTEDVALSKALERAFRKRGITSRLGVRFAGASQTDDAITVRLEDGTELVADYLLVAVGRGPATDGLGFEEAGVGLDRGFVVVDDDLRTTAPGVWAVGDIVPGLQLAHRGFQQGIAVAERIAGRTVPSIPDSLIPRVTYSSPEVASVGLTEAAARAAHGDAVVAYEYNLAGNARSEIIGTAGVVKVVRLADGPVLGVHLAGERVGELITEGQLAVGWEAHPEDIAPFIHAHPTQSEALGEAFLALSGKPLHAR, from the coding sequence ATGGCCGAGCACGCGGCCGACATCGTCATCCTCGGCGGCGGCAGCGGCGGCTACGCCGCGGCGCTGCGCGCGGCAGAGCTCGGCAAGAGTGTCGTGCTCATCGAGAAGGACAAGCTGGGCGGCACGTGCCTGCATCGCGGATGCATCCCGACCAAGGCGCTGCTGCACGCCGGCGAGGTCGCCGACAGTGCGCGGCACGCCGGCGATGTCGGCGTGCGGGCGACGTTCGGCGGTGTGGATATCGATGCCGTGCGCGCCTACCGCAAGGCGATCGTGGCGAAGAAGCACTCCGGGCTGCAGGGACTCATCTCCGCACGCGGCATCACGGTCGTCCCCGGTGCCGGGCGGCTGACGGCGGATCGTGCGGTGCAGGTCGGCGAGGATCTCTACCGGGGCGCCGACGTGGTGCTCGCGACGGGGTCGTACAGCCGCACCCTGCCCGGCCTGGACATCGGCGGCCGCATCCTCACCAGCGAGCAGGCACTCGAACTCGCCGAGGTTCCCGAGCGCGTGATCGTGCTCGGCGGCGGCGTCATCGGAGTGGAATTCGCCAGCGTCTGGCGCTCGTTCGGCTCCGAGGTGACGGTGGTCGAGGCGCTCGACCACCTGGTCCCCACCGAGGATGTCGCTCTCAGCAAGGCGCTCGAGCGCGCCTTCCGCAAGCGTGGCATCACCTCCCGGCTGGGGGTGCGGTTCGCCGGCGCTTCACAGACCGACGATGCGATCACCGTCCGTCTCGAAGACGGCACGGAGCTGGTCGCCGACTACCTGCTGGTGGCCGTGGGCCGCGGTCCCGCCACCGACGGCCTCGGCTTCGAGGAGGCCGGCGTGGGCCTGGATCGCGGATTCGTCGTCGTCGACGACGACCTGCGCACGACCGCGCCGGGCGTGTGGGCCGTGGGCGACATCGTCCCGGGCCTGCAACTGGCCCATCGCGGCTTCCAGCAGGGCATCGCCGTCGCCGAGCGGATCGCCGGTCGCACCGTGCCGAGCATCCCCGACTCGCTGATCCCCCGGGTCACCTACAGCAGCCCTGAGGTGGCATCCGTCGGACTCACCGAGGCGGCGGCGCGGGCGGCGCACGGCGACGCCGTCGTGGCCTACGAATACAACCTCGCAGGCAACGCCCGCAGCGAGATCATCGGCACGGCCGGCGTCGTGAAGGTCGTGCGGCTCGCCGACGGGCCGGTGCTGGGCGTGCACCTCGCAGGAGAACGCGTCGGCGAACTCATCACCGAGGGGCAACTCGCGGTGGGCTGGGAGGCCCATCCCGAGGACATCGCGCCTTTCATCCACGCGCATCCCACGCAGAGCGAAGCGCTCGGCGAAGCCTTCCTGGCTTTGTCGGGCAAGCCGCTGCACGCACGCTGA
- the sucB gene encoding 2-oxoglutarate dehydrogenase, E2 component, dihydrolipoamide succinyltransferase has product MSTSVVLPALGESVTEGTVTRWLKQVGDTVEADEGLLEISTDKVDTEIPSPISGVIEEILVQEDETVEVGAVLAKIGDGSGAAAPADEAPAAETPAPAEQPAAEQPAAEAPAESAPAEQPAQPAASDSGDAKDVVLPELGESVTEGTVTRWLKQIGDDVAVDEPLLEISTDKVDTEIPAPFAGKLVEILVQEDETVEVGAALARIGSGAPAPAAEAPAPAAESAPAEAPAPAEEKSAPAQSAPAAAPAPAEAPAPQKQEAAPAAAPLSVAADDDTLTYVTPLVRRLAQQQGVDLTKVKGTGVGGRIRKEDVLAAAKAPAPAEAAPAAAAPAVEVSELRGTTQPMSRLRKVLAERAVASMQQTAQLTTVVEVDVTKLSAFRDQVKGTFLEKTGDKLSFLPFFALAAAEALKTYPVINSTVDGDKIVYPATENLSIAVDTERGLLTPVLRDAGDKNLAEIAHEIADLAARTRNNKLKPDELAGGTFTLTNTGSRGALFDTPVVFLPQTAILGTGTVVKRPGIVQVDGKDAISVRSYVYLALSYDHRVIDGADAARFLSAMKARLEAANFEGSLGI; this is encoded by the coding sequence ATGAGCACTTCCGTGGTCCTCCCCGCGCTCGGCGAGAGCGTCACCGAGGGAACGGTCACCCGCTGGCTCAAGCAGGTCGGGGACACGGTCGAGGCAGACGAAGGTCTGCTGGAGATCTCCACCGACAAGGTCGACACCGAGATCCCGTCGCCCATCAGCGGTGTGATCGAAGAGATCCTCGTCCAGGAGGACGAGACGGTCGAGGTCGGCGCCGTGCTGGCGAAGATCGGCGACGGCTCCGGAGCCGCCGCCCCCGCTGACGAAGCGCCCGCCGCGGAGACCCCCGCACCGGCCGAGCAGCCTGCCGCTGAGCAGCCCGCCGCCGAGGCCCCTGCAGAATCGGCTCCGGCCGAGCAGCCCGCACAGCCCGCCGCCTCCGACTCGGGAGACGCCAAGGACGTGGTCCTGCCGGAACTGGGCGAAAGCGTCACCGAGGGTACCGTGACCCGCTGGCTCAAGCAGATCGGCGACGACGTCGCGGTCGATGAGCCGCTCCTCGAGATCTCGACCGACAAGGTCGACACCGAGATCCCCGCGCCGTTCGCCGGCAAGCTCGTCGAGATCCTCGTGCAGGAGGACGAGACCGTCGAGGTCGGCGCTGCGCTTGCCCGCATCGGCTCCGGCGCGCCCGCCCCCGCAGCAGAGGCTCCGGCTCCGGCCGCCGAGTCCGCGCCCGCCGAGGCTCCGGCCCCCGCCGAGGAGAAGAGCGCCCCGGCGCAGTCCGCTCCCGCCGCCGCACCGGCGCCCGCCGAGGCTCCCGCGCCGCAGAAGCAGGAGGCGGCACCCGCCGCGGCCCCGCTCTCCGTCGCCGCGGACGACGACACGCTGACCTACGTCACCCCGCTCGTGCGCCGCCTGGCTCAGCAGCAGGGTGTCGACCTCACCAAGGTCAAGGGCACCGGCGTCGGCGGACGCATCCGCAAGGAGGACGTGCTCGCTGCCGCCAAGGCGCCGGCACCCGCCGAGGCGGCTCCGGCTGCCGCTGCCCCCGCCGTCGAGGTCTCCGAGCTGCGCGGCACCACCCAGCCGATGTCGCGTCTGCGCAAGGTCCTCGCCGAGCGCGCGGTCGCCTCGATGCAGCAGACGGCGCAGCTGACCACGGTGGTCGAGGTCGACGTGACCAAGCTCTCGGCTTTCCGCGACCAGGTGAAGGGCACGTTCCTGGAGAAGACGGGCGACAAGCTGTCGTTCCTTCCCTTCTTCGCACTGGCCGCCGCTGAGGCGCTCAAGACGTACCCCGTCATCAACTCGACCGTGGACGGCGACAAGATCGTCTACCCGGCGACCGAGAACCTCTCGATCGCGGTCGACACCGAGCGCGGGCTGCTGACCCCGGTGCTGCGCGACGCGGGCGACAAGAACCTCGCAGAGATCGCACACGAGATCGCCGACCTGGCTGCCCGGACGCGCAACAACAAGCTGAAGCCCGACGAGCTCGCCGGCGGCACCTTCACGCTGACCAACACCGGCTCGCGCGGCGCGCTCTTCGACACGCCTGTGGTGTTCCTGCCGCAGACGGCCATCCTCGGCACCGGAACCGTCGTCAAGCGGCCCGGCATCGTTCAGGTCGACGGGAAGGATGCCATCTCGGTGCGCTCCTACGTCTACCTCGCCCTGTCGTATGACCACCGTGTCATCGACGGCGCCGACGCAGCGCGCTTCCTGAGCGCGATGAAGGCGCGCCTCGAGGCGGCAAACTTCGAGGGATCGCTCGGCATCTGA
- a CDS encoding DUF4191 domain-containing protein: MAARTPAPEKRPGLISQIKSLFVFTKNVYPWLGWLLIGIIVLGIALGVLVGFLIPPTAVWSIILWGVSGLMAGVLAAMITMTRLSTRAMYQKIDGMPGAAGHILSTGLGRKWQANEMPVGVNPKSQDAVYRVIGRGGVVIVAEGARGRLTRLVADERAKVQRVASGVPVTVLYIGHGEGDVPISKLASTIKALPNKIDRSTMAAVIKRVDSVSKSVTSLPIPKGIDPTKVRAPRPR, encoded by the coding sequence ATGGCCGCACGCACTCCCGCACCAGAGAAGCGCCCTGGTCTGATCTCTCAGATCAAGTCGCTGTTCGTCTTCACCAAGAACGTCTACCCGTGGCTCGGGTGGCTCCTCATCGGCATCATCGTGCTGGGCATCGCCCTGGGCGTGCTCGTCGGGTTCCTCATCCCGCCCACGGCGGTGTGGAGCATCATCCTCTGGGGCGTCAGCGGTCTCATGGCCGGCGTCCTCGCCGCGATGATCACGATGACACGCCTGTCGACACGTGCGATGTACCAGAAGATCGACGGCATGCCCGGCGCGGCCGGACACATCCTCTCCACGGGGCTGGGACGCAAGTGGCAGGCGAACGAGATGCCCGTGGGCGTGAACCCGAAGTCGCAGGATGCCGTGTATCGCGTCATCGGTCGCGGCGGCGTCGTCATCGTTGCCGAGGGTGCGCGCGGCCGTCTGACGCGCCTCGTCGCCGACGAGCGCGCCAAGGTGCAGCGTGTCGCGTCCGGCGTGCCGGTGACCGTGCTCTACATCGGTCACGGCGAGGGCGATGTGCCGATCTCGAAGCTGGCATCCACCATCAAGGCACTTCCGAACAAGATCGACCGCTCGACGATGGCGGCCGTCATCAAGCGCGTCGACTCGGTGTCGAAGTCCGTGACCTCGCTGCCGATCCCGAAGGGCATCGACCCCACGAAGGTCCGCGCTCCGCGTCCCCGCTGA
- a CDS encoding RDD family protein, whose protein sequence is MPETPLDDTYPGERLGLPATGAGSLAPLGRRVGALFIDYTSAYIVAIAITLATVGDYSAPPLLILALFAGLQIVFIPTLGGSPGHRLLGMRVNLATGGWPGLWRPVLRTLLLVLVIPAAIWDADGRGLHDKAAGTVLVRA, encoded by the coding sequence GTGCCAGAAACCCCCCTCGACGACACGTATCCCGGCGAGCGACTGGGTCTCCCGGCGACAGGTGCCGGCAGTCTCGCCCCGCTCGGTCGGCGTGTCGGCGCGCTGTTCATCGACTACACCAGCGCCTACATCGTCGCCATCGCGATCACCCTCGCGACGGTCGGCGACTACTCGGCTCCGCCGCTGCTGATCCTGGCGCTCTTCGCCGGCCTGCAGATCGTGTTCATTCCGACCCTGGGCGGGAGCCCGGGTCACCGACTGCTCGGCATGCGGGTCAACCTCGCCACCGGCGGCTGGCCGGGGCTGTGGCGTCCCGTGCTGCGCACGCTGCTGCTGGTGCTGGTGATCCCGGCAGCGATCTGGGATGCCGACGGCCGCGGCCTGCACGACAAGGCAGCCGGCACGGTGCTCGTCCGCGCCTGA
- the glnA gene encoding type I glutamate--ammonia ligase, translating to MFRDSSEVLKFIQDEDVKFLDIRFTDLPGVQQHFNIPASTVDEEFFTVGQLFDGSSIRGFANIHESDMQLIPDVSTAYLDPFREAKTLVMIFDIYNPRNGEIYAKDPRQVAKKAEKYLASTGIADTAYFAPEAEFYIFDDVRYEVKQNSSFYHVDSEEGAWNTGRVEEGGNLANKTPFKGGYFPVSPVDKQADLRDDISLRLIDAGLHLERAHHEVGTGGQAEINYRFDTMVHAADDILKFKYIVKNTALEWGKVATFMPKPLFGDNGSGMHTHQSLWRDGKPLFYDEKGYAQLSDTARWYIGGILAHAPALLAFTNPTLNSYKRLVKGYEAPVNLVYSAGNRSAAIRIPITGSNPKAKRVEFRAPDASGNPYLAFAAQLMAGIDGIQNRIEPHEPVDKDLYELPPEEAKNIPQVPNSLLDSLEALRADHDFLTRGNVFTPELIETWIEYKIENEIKPIAARPHPFEYELYFGV from the coding sequence ATGTTCCGTGATTCATCAGAGGTGCTGAAGTTCATCCAGGACGAGGACGTCAAGTTCCTCGACATCCGTTTCACGGATCTCCCGGGTGTCCAGCAGCACTTCAACATTCCCGCCTCCACGGTCGACGAGGAGTTCTTCACCGTCGGCCAGTTGTTCGACGGGTCCTCGATCCGCGGATTCGCGAACATCCACGAATCGGACATGCAGCTGATCCCGGATGTCTCGACGGCGTACCTCGACCCCTTCCGCGAGGCGAAGACGCTGGTGATGATCTTCGACATCTACAACCCGCGCAACGGCGAGATCTACGCCAAGGACCCGCGTCAGGTCGCCAAGAAGGCGGAGAAGTACCTCGCGTCCACCGGCATCGCCGACACCGCGTACTTCGCCCCCGAGGCGGAGTTCTACATCTTCGACGACGTGCGCTACGAGGTGAAGCAGAACTCGAGCTTCTACCACGTCGACTCTGAAGAGGGCGCCTGGAACACCGGCCGCGTGGAAGAAGGCGGAAACCTCGCCAACAAGACCCCCTTCAAGGGCGGCTACTTCCCCGTCAGCCCGGTCGACAAGCAGGCCGACCTGCGCGATGACATCAGCCTGCGTCTCATCGACGCCGGCCTGCACCTGGAGCGCGCCCACCACGAGGTGGGCACCGGCGGACAGGCGGAGATCAACTACCGCTTCGACACCATGGTGCACGCGGCAGACGACATCCTGAAGTTCAAGTACATCGTCAAGAACACCGCGCTCGAGTGGGGCAAGGTCGCGACCTTCATGCCCAAGCCCCTCTTCGGTGACAACGGTTCGGGCATGCACACCCACCAGTCGCTGTGGCGCGACGGCAAGCCGCTGTTCTACGACGAGAAGGGCTACGCCCAGCTCTCGGACACCGCACGCTGGTACATCGGCGGCATCCTGGCCCACGCGCCGGCGCTGCTGGCGTTCACCAACCCGACGTTGAACTCCTACAAGCGCCTGGTGAAGGGCTATGAGGCTCCGGTCAACCTGGTGTACTCGGCCGGCAACCGCTCCGCAGCCATCCGCATCCCGATCACGGGTTCGAACCCGAAGGCCAAGCGCGTGGAGTTCCGTGCGCCCGACGCCTCCGGCAACCCGTACCTCGCGTTCGCCGCTCAGCTCATGGCGGGCATCGACGGCATCCAGAACCGCATCGAGCCGCACGAGCCGGTCGACAAGGACCTGTACGAGCTTCCCCCCGAGGAGGCCAAGAACATCCCGCAGGTTCCGAACTCGCTGCTGGACTCGCTCGAGGCGCTGCGCGCCGACCACGACTTCCTCACGCGCGGCAACGTCTTCACGCCCGAGCTGATCGAGACGTGGATCGAGTACAAGATCGAGAACGAGATCAAGCCGATCGCGGCGCGTCCGCACCCGTTCGAGTACGAGCTGTACTTCGGCGTCTGA